In Maribacter aquivivus, a genomic segment contains:
- a CDS encoding M48 family metalloprotease → MRRGSWKIRIFIGLAIVAFAFIQKCSNTEENPYTGRSQHITMSSEQEIAIGLQSAPEMAQQHGGLYPDQQLQAFVESVGNKLVQNSIAKETPYQYDFHLLADDQTINAFALPGGQCFITYALFSQLNEAQLAGVLGHEIGHVIGRHSAERIADSQTWQTATMGATVGAGDMGSILGSIGQNTLLKNGRGDELESDELGVLFMIQSGYDPYEMIKVMEILKAAGGPDRTPEFQSTHPDPENRIEKIREAIDKYKNQG, encoded by the coding sequence ATGAGAAGAGGAAGTTGGAAAATTAGAATATTTATCGGTTTAGCAATTGTTGCCTTTGCATTTATACAAAAATGTAGCAACACCGAAGAGAATCCATATACTGGTCGTTCGCAACATATTACTATGTCTTCTGAACAAGAAATAGCTATTGGTTTACAAAGTGCTCCGGAAATGGCGCAACAACATGGTGGTTTATATCCTGATCAACAATTACAGGCATTTGTTGAATCTGTTGGTAACAAACTGGTTCAAAATAGTATTGCCAAAGAAACGCCTTACCAATATGATTTTCATTTATTGGCAGATGATCAAACCATAAATGCCTTTGCATTACCAGGCGGTCAATGTTTTATTACATACGCCTTATTCTCACAACTTAACGAAGCACAATTAGCTGGCGTTTTAGGTCATGAAATTGGTCATGTAATTGGTAGACATTCTGCAGAAAGAATAGCCGACAGCCAAACTTGGCAGACAGCAACTATGGGTGCTACTGTTGGTGCTGGCGATATGGGTAGTATTTTAGGAAGTATTGGTCAAAACACACTACTAAAAAATGGTCGTGGTGATGAATTGGAAAGTGATGAACTAGGAGTGCTATTTATGATCCAATCTGGATATGATCCTTACGAGATGATTAAAGTGATGGAAATTTTAAAAGCCGCTGGCGGTCCAGATCGTACTCCTGAATTTCAGAGCACCCACCCTGATCCTGAAAATAGAATAGAAAAAATCAGAGAAGCCATAGATAAATACAAAAACCAAGGTTAA
- a CDS encoding FAD:protein FMN transferase, producing the protein MKKCILVIVAIIGLFQSCKKNNDAKFRNENVGGALGTSYSIISISSEKLDLQKDIDSVFAVINHSLSTYIPESDISRINKGDSTVAVDMMFREVFDLSKTIHKETNGFFDPTVGTLVNAWGFGPERQISMDSLKIDSLLNFVGLHKVTLDESNHIVKANANIYLDFNAIAKGYSIDRLAAMLDAKGIENYLIEVGGELVAKGKNTIKDKFWVVGIDDPEEQMNRATKILIHLNDRALASSGNYRKFRIDEETGKKFVHTVNPKTGYTQVSKTLAVTILADNCATADAYATALMAMNLDDAFNLVEENKKLEAYIVYLDENGETKEFSTEGFKALVVK; encoded by the coding sequence ATGAAGAAATGTATTTTAGTAATCGTTGCCATAATAGGATTGTTTCAATCTTGTAAGAAGAATAATGACGCTAAATTTAGAAATGAAAATGTAGGTGGTGCTTTAGGTACTTCTTATAGTATAATTTCAATCTCTAGCGAGAAATTAGATTTACAAAAGGATATAGATTCCGTATTCGCAGTAATTAACCACTCTCTATCCACTTATATTCCGGAATCTGATATTTCTAGAATTAATAAAGGAGATAGTACTGTTGCTGTTGATATGATGTTTCGAGAAGTATTTGATTTGTCTAAAACAATACACAAAGAAACTAATGGCTTTTTTGATCCAACGGTAGGTACTCTTGTAAACGCATGGGGTTTCGGACCTGAACGTCAAATATCAATGGATAGTCTAAAAATTGATAGTTTACTGAATTTTGTTGGATTGCATAAAGTTACTTTAGATGAAAGCAATCATATAGTAAAAGCTAATGCTAATATCTACTTAGATTTTAATGCTATTGCTAAAGGTTATTCTATAGATAGGCTTGCGGCTATGTTAGATGCTAAGGGTATAGAAAACTATTTAATTGAAGTAGGCGGAGAATTGGTGGCTAAAGGAAAGAATACAATTAAAGATAAATTTTGGGTAGTTGGTATTGATGATCCAGAAGAGCAAATGAATAGAGCTACGAAAATATTAATTCATTTAAATGATAGGGCGTTAGCCTCATCAGGCAATTATCGAAAGTTTAGAATTGATGAAGAAACCGGTAAAAAATTCGTGCATACTGTAAATCCAAAAACAGGCTATACACAGGTGTCCAAAACACTTGCCGTAACTATATTGGCAGATAACTGTGCTACTGCAGATGCTTATGCTACGGCTTTAATGGCGATGAATTTAGATGATGCTTTTAATCTCGTTGAAGAAAATAAAAAACTAGAAGCTTATATTGTTTATTTAGATGAGAATGGTGAAACAAAAGAGTTTTCAACAGAAGGATTTAAAGCGCTTGTAGTGAAATAA
- the map gene encoding type I methionyl aminopeptidase yields the protein MIKLKTAEEIELMRESALIVSKTLGMIASEVKPGVTTLQLDAMAETFIRDHGAVPGFLGLYDFPNSLCMSPNAQVVHGIPNNTPLVEGDIISIDCGALKNEFYGDHAYTFEVGEVSPEIKKLLEVTKKSLYVGIREFKVGNRVGDVGYAIQKFTEDHGYGVVRELVGHGLGKKMHEGPEMPNYGRRGRGKKFVEGMTVAIEPMTNMGTKNIKQLKDGWTILTADGKPSAHFEHDVAIVNGKPELLSTFKYIYEALGIVSDEEDEFTKSTLKS from the coding sequence ATGATTAAATTAAAAACAGCCGAAGAGATTGAATTAATGCGCGAAAGTGCGCTTATTGTTTCTAAAACTTTAGGAATGATAGCCTCTGAAGTTAAACCCGGAGTCACTACACTTCAATTAGACGCTATGGCCGAAACTTTTATTCGTGACCATGGTGCAGTACCTGGTTTCTTAGGTCTATACGATTTCCCGAACTCATTATGCATGAGTCCAAATGCTCAAGTAGTACATGGTATTCCAAATAATACCCCTTTGGTTGAAGGGGATATTATTTCAATTGATTGTGGTGCTTTAAAAAATGAATTTTACGGTGACCATGCTTACACTTTTGAAGTGGGAGAAGTTAGCCCAGAAATCAAGAAATTATTAGAGGTTACCAAAAAATCGTTATATGTAGGTATACGAGAATTTAAAGTTGGTAATCGCGTTGGTGATGTTGGGTATGCCATTCAGAAATTCACTGAAGACCATGGTTATGGTGTAGTTCGTGAATTGGTTGGTCATGGTCTTGGTAAAAAAATGCACGAAGGTCCTGAAATGCCTAATTACGGCAGACGTGGTAGAGGCAAGAAATTTGTTGAAGGCATGACGGTTGCTATTGAACCTATGACCAATATGGGGACCAAGAATATCAAACAGCTTAAAGACGGTTGGACTATACTTACTGCAGATGGTAAACCGAGTGCTCATTTTGAACATGATGTTGCCATAGTCAACGGAAAACCTGAGTTACTTTCTACCTTCAAATATATTTATGAAGCTTTAGGCATTGTAAGTGATGAAGAAGATGAGTTCACAAAATCTACCTTAAAAAGTTAG
- a CDS encoding M15 family metallopeptidase produces MQRRTFINRSSSAALALALAPTLFIQEDTEYSILELMGKEDIELYGKDINLRKEAHDAFVEMKKAAYKDGIDLKIVSSFRSYDRQEAIFERKYLKYTDDDGMNPTDAIDKIIEYSTIPGTSRHHWGTDIDVVDGYRKVDGDVLVPHKYEGEGPYVDFKKWMDENSETYGFFLVYTNEAKRRGFKYEPWHYSYAPLSIPMLEQFRSKNIASILIREDFYGAENFTMSFLKSYIQNNILDINRNLL; encoded by the coding sequence ATGCAGAGAAGAACATTTATTAACAGAAGTAGTTCGGCAGCTTTGGCGCTTGCCCTTGCCCCTACTCTTTTTATTCAAGAAGATACAGAGTATAGTATTTTAGAACTTATGGGTAAAGAAGATATTGAGTTGTACGGAAAAGATATCAACCTACGAAAAGAAGCCCATGATGCCTTTGTAGAAATGAAAAAGGCTGCTTATAAAGACGGTATCGATTTAAAAATAGTTTCAAGCTTTAGAAGTTACGATAGACAAGAAGCAATTTTTGAACGTAAATATTTAAAATACACCGACGATGATGGCATGAACCCTACAGATGCTATTGACAAAATTATTGAATACTCTACCATACCTGGTACGAGCAGACATCATTGGGGTACCGATATTGATGTTGTAGACGGATATAGAAAAGTAGATGGTGATGTTCTTGTACCACATAAGTATGAAGGTGAAGGCCCTTATGTTGATTTTAAAAAATGGATGGATGAAAACTCTGAAACTTACGGATTTTTCTTAGTTTATACCAACGAAGCTAAAAGAAGAGGTTTCAAATACGAGCCATGGCACTATAGCTACGCCCCATTATCGATACCAATGCTTGAACAGTTTAGAAGTAAAAACATCGCATCTATTCTTATTCGTGAAGATTTTTATGGTGCCGAAAATTTTACAATGAGCTTTTTAAAATCTTACATACAAAATAATATTTTAGACATTAATAGAAACCTACTGTAA
- a CDS encoding ankyrin repeat domain-containing protein, whose translation MKKSISILLFISVFTLTGVYANTSNLINLNESVSVSINDEISSLCKAVMKGDIDQVRSLIAIGEELNEKSLGLTPAMYAARYNKAEVLKVLLLNGANLSIKSDQGYTAKDYAKMSNAKDVLDVIKQDS comes from the coding sequence ATGAAAAAATCAATTTCAATTTTGTTATTCATTAGCGTGTTTACATTAACAGGGGTTTATGCAAATACTAGTAATCTCATCAATTTAAATGAATCGGTATCTGTTTCGATAAATGATGAAATTAGCTCATTGTGCAAGGCGGTAATGAAAGGGGATATTGACCAAGTTAGAAGTCTTATCGCTATAGGGGAAGAATTAAACGAAAAGTCTTTAGGACTTACACCTGCAATGTACGCTGCCAGATACAATAAGGCAGAAGTATTAAAGGTGTTATTACTGAACGGCGCTAATTTAAGTATTAAAAGCGATCAAGGTTATACTGCAAAAGACTATGCGAAAATGTCGAATGCTAAAGATGTATTAGATGTAATTAAGCAAGATTCATAG
- a CDS encoding class I SAM-dependent methyltransferase, translating into MKKIFKFFLNLVPRPVLISLSYIVKPFFKAYYRGNTYEDPIDGNTFRSFLPYGYEKPRENVLSPSTLSLERHRLLWLFLKEETDFFTAPLHVLHFAPEQAFYKRFRKLKNLNYVTTDLNSPLADVKADICNLPFEDNMFDVILCNHVLEHIPDDTKAMSELYRILKPGGWGIFQIPQDLNRESTFEDDSITDKVERAKIFGQYDHVRIYGKDYFNKLRSIGFKVEEIDFTKLMSQENINRYRLAPGEIIPFVKK; encoded by the coding sequence ATGAAGAAAATTTTTAAATTTTTTCTTAACCTTGTTCCAAGGCCTGTATTAATTTCTTTAAGCTATATAGTAAAGCCTTTTTTTAAGGCTTACTATCGTGGTAACACCTATGAAGACCCTATTGACGGTAATACTTTTCGTAGCTTTTTACCTTATGGATATGAAAAACCACGTGAGAACGTGCTTTCACCTTCTACCCTATCATTAGAACGCCATCGTTTACTGTGGTTATTTTTAAAGGAAGAGACAGATTTTTTCACTGCTCCGTTACATGTTTTGCATTTTGCACCTGAACAAGCTTTCTATAAAAGATTCAGAAAATTGAAAAATCTAAACTATGTAACTACAGATCTAAATTCTCCTTTAGCAGATGTTAAGGCAGATATTTGCAATCTTCCGTTTGAAGATAATATGTTCGATGTAATTCTGTGTAATCATGTACTAGAACACATACCAGATGACACAAAAGCAATGTCTGAATTGTATAGAATTTTAAAACCTGGTGGCTGGGGTATTTTTCAAATTCCGCAAGATTTAAATAGAGAATCAACTTTCGAAGACGACTCCATAACCGACAAAGTCGAACGCGCAAAAATATTTGGTCAGTACGATCATGTACGTATTTATGGCAAAGACTACTTTAATAAATTAAGAAGCATAGGTTTTAAAGTCGAAGAAATAGATTTTACAAAGCTTATGAGCCAAGAAAACATCAACAGATATCGCTTAGCTCCCGGAGAGATAATTCCGTTCGTAAAAAAATAG
- the gpmI gene encoding 2,3-bisphosphoglycerate-independent phosphoglycerate mutase gives MNKKVILMILDGWGKSPDPSISAVDKANTPFIDSLYTKYANSNLLTDGMNVGLPEGQMGNSEVGHMNLGAGRIVYQDLAKINKAVKENTLSSEPVLKSAFEYAKKNNKDVHFLGLLSDGGVHSHTNHIKGLIKAGKESGVENMYLHAFTDGRDVDPKSGKGFLEDIVHFGADKNTKLATVIGRYYAMDRDKRWERVKEAYDVIVNAEGEKSTDIGKTIQKSYDNDITDEFIKPIVMTSTDGTPVASVKEDDVVIFFNFRTDRGRELTQVLSQVDMHEQNMHKLNLYYVTLTNYDESYEKVHVVYNKDNIVETLGEVLANAGKKQIRIAETEKYPHVTFFFNGGREVPFDGESRILCPSPKVATYDLQPEMSAYEIRDKIIPEIQKGDVDFICLNFANPDMVGHTGVMEAAIKACETVDECAKDVITAAIEKDYSVIVIADHGNCETMLNEDGSPNTAHTTNPVPLILVDKDIHHIKDGVLGDIAPTILKMMGVEKSKFMTQNSLV, from the coding sequence ATGAACAAAAAAGTAATCTTAATGATATTAGATGGATGGGGCAAATCTCCTGATCCATCAATATCTGCAGTAGATAAAGCCAACACACCTTTTATAGATAGTTTATATACAAAATATGCTAATTCTAACCTTCTTACAGATGGTATGAACGTAGGGCTACCTGAAGGTCAAATGGGTAATAGCGAAGTTGGTCATATGAATTTAGGGGCTGGTCGTATTGTTTATCAAGATTTAGCTAAAATCAATAAGGCTGTAAAAGAGAATACCTTAAGTTCTGAACCGGTTTTAAAAAGTGCTTTCGAATACGCGAAAAAGAATAATAAAGATGTTCATTTTTTAGGGCTTTTAAGTGATGGTGGCGTACATAGCCATACCAATCATATTAAAGGACTTATTAAAGCTGGCAAAGAATCTGGTGTTGAAAATATGTATTTACATGCTTTTACCGATGGTAGAGATGTAGACCCAAAAAGTGGAAAAGGTTTTTTAGAAGATATCGTACATTTTGGCGCTGACAAAAACACGAAACTAGCTACCGTTATTGGTAGATATTACGCTATGGATCGTGACAAACGATGGGAGCGAGTTAAAGAAGCTTATGATGTTATTGTAAACGCAGAAGGTGAAAAATCGACTGATATTGGCAAAACCATTCAAAAAAGCTATGACAATGACATTACCGATGAGTTTATAAAACCAATAGTAATGACCAGTACAGATGGCACTCCTGTTGCTTCTGTAAAAGAGGATGATGTGGTTATATTCTTCAACTTTAGAACTGATCGCGGTAGAGAATTAACACAAGTACTAAGTCAAGTAGATATGCATGAGCAAAACATGCACAAACTCAACTTATACTACGTTACGCTTACTAATTATGATGAATCTTACGAAAAGGTTCATGTTGTCTATAATAAAGATAATATCGTTGAAACTTTGGGTGAGGTATTAGCTAACGCAGGTAAAAAGCAAATACGTATTGCGGAAACTGAAAAGTACCCACACGTTACTTTCTTTTTCAATGGTGGTAGAGAAGTTCCTTTTGATGGTGAATCGCGTATTTTATGTCCGTCACCAAAAGTGGCTACATATGACCTTCAACCAGAAATGAGTGCTTATGAGATTAGAGATAAAATCATTCCTGAAATTCAAAAAGGAGATGTTGACTTTATTTGCTTAAACTTTGCCAACCCTGACATGGTAGGTCATACTGGTGTTATGGAAGCTGCAATTAAAGCTTGTGAAACAGTTGATGAATGTGCAAAAGATGTTATAACAGCAGCTATCGAAAAAGATTACTCTGTAATTGTTATTGCCGATCACGGTAATTGTGAAACTATGTTAAATGAAGATGGAAGCCCTAACACGGCACATACCACCAACCCTGTTCCTCTAATTTTAGTAGACAAAGATATTCACCATATCAAAGATGGTGTATTAGGAGATATTGCACCTACCATCTTAAAAATGATGGGTGTAGAAAAATCGAAATTTATGACCCAAAATTCATTGGTATAA
- a CDS encoding DUF6747 family protein, with protein MGTITHFRNLYVQAFENCKPIVLVTFLKVYSVFCALMIFSALYAFVVRAANGFDF; from the coding sequence ATGGGAACAATTACACATTTCAGAAACTTATACGTGCAGGCGTTTGAGAACTGTAAACCAATAGTTTTGGTTACATTTTTAAAAGTCTACTCAGTATTTTGTGCCCTAATGATATTTTCGGCACTGTATGCGTTTGTTGTTAGAGCAGCAAATGGATTTGATTTTTAA
- a CDS encoding ankyrin repeat domain-containing protein has protein sequence MKKVILTLSMVVLTIGTTVLAAENETLAPTNTIDLVSRVDISSFCKAVIQGDLETVKRLIDLGEDVNQKSLGMTPAMFAARYNKVAVLEMLINNGADLKAQSSQGYTAKRYAELSNASEALELIEIAVGS, from the coding sequence ATGAAAAAAGTAATCCTAACATTATCTATGGTAGTTCTTACCATAGGAACAACTGTTTTAGCTGCTGAAAATGAAACTTTAGCACCAACGAATACTATTGACCTTGTGTCAAGAGTAGATATTAGCTCTTTTTGTAAAGCTGTTATACAAGGCGATTTAGAGACTGTAAAACGGTTGATAGATTTAGGCGAAGATGTTAATCAAAAGTCTCTAGGTATGACACCCGCTATGTTCGCTGCTCGTTATAATAAAGTAGCGGTGTTGGAAATGCTTATTAATAACGGTGCAGATTTAAAAGCTCAAAGTAGTCAAGGGTATACTGCTAAGCGTTATGCAGAGTTATCAAATGCTTCTGAGGCACTTGAATTAATTGAAATAGCAGTAGGAAGCTAA
- a CDS encoding gliding motility-associated C-terminal domain-containing protein, with product MKILKIILACLLLQHTIVAQDAVHNYGNIQIHDDGLVGFHMDVINNGAFNQNKGLVGFYSFDKALTISGGSNPIFYDFEVAVDNDLYIDNTVGIQNNANFIAGDIVTSRVASEVNINFINDSFYTGEANFTKVDGYTAISKKSEFTFPIGQFDKIRPLTIESIGSNDYAKSAYYYEDPNTPSVFNTSFSTFIKENEALSISEYEFWHLESTIPSKVTLTWDEESNAYLFGETIAEIKVVGWSVIDNIWVDLGNTNVEGDFTNGSVTSVEFIPSDYEIITLGGNSDIIETLDNITLDNYYMTPNGDGINDYLEIEGIDSSPNNVLQIYNRYGRLVFSKNNYSDEFTGISNVNGVIAKNIGLPSGIYFYIVSLNDLNYKHQGYLYLTTYDEN from the coding sequence ATGAAAATATTAAAAATCATACTTGCCTGCTTACTACTACAACATACCATTGTAGCACAAGATGCTGTGCATAATTATGGTAATATTCAAATTCATGACGATGGTTTAGTCGGTTTTCATATGGATGTTATAAATAATGGCGCATTCAATCAAAACAAAGGTCTAGTTGGTTTTTATTCTTTCGACAAGGCTTTAACAATATCGGGCGGATCCAATCCTATTTTTTATGATTTTGAAGTTGCAGTAGATAATGATCTTTATATTGATAATACGGTGGGCATTCAAAATAACGCAAACTTTATTGCGGGTGACATAGTTACATCAAGAGTAGCATCTGAAGTAAACATCAATTTTATAAATGATTCATTTTATACAGGGGAAGCAAATTTCACAAAGGTTGATGGTTACACTGCCATAAGCAAGAAGTCTGAATTTACGTTTCCTATAGGGCAATTTGATAAAATACGTCCTTTAACCATTGAATCAATAGGTTCTAACGATTATGCAAAATCTGCTTATTATTATGAGGACCCTAATACCCCAAGTGTATTTAATACAAGTTTTAGTACATTCATTAAAGAGAACGAAGCCTTATCAATTAGTGAGTATGAATTTTGGCATTTAGAAAGCACTATACCTTCAAAAGTAACTTTAACCTGGGACGAAGAAAGCAATGCATATCTATTTGGAGAAACTATTGCGGAAATAAAAGTGGTAGGCTGGAGTGTTATTGATAATATTTGGGTCGATTTAGGAAACACAAATGTTGAAGGTGATTTCACAAATGGATCGGTAACTTCTGTAGAATTTATACCTAGCGATTATGAAATCATAACTCTTGGCGGTAATTCTGATATTATAGAAACTCTTGACAATATTACTCTAGATAATTATTACATGACCCCTAACGGCGATGGCATTAATGACTATTTAGAAATTGAAGGTATTGACAGTTCACCCAACAATGTTTTACAAATCTATAATAGATATGGCAGGTTGGTATTCTCTAAGAACAACTATAGCGATGAGTTTACGGGTATATCAAATGTAAATGGTGTAATTGCTAAAAATATTGGTTTGCCTTCTGGCATCTATTTTTATATAGTATCCTTGAATGATCTAAACTATAAACATCAAGGGTATTTATACCTTACTACATATGACGAAAATTGA